TAATCCAATGAATACCAACGAACCCTTTGATCTACGTTTGCCTACCCCAGGCTGCTATTTAGATCCTGAGAAAGCTGGAATGGATTCTGATGCTGTTTTTCAAGGAATGACTGCCCATCTTTTTTATACTCTTGGAAAGTTAGCAACTTCTGCAAGTCCTCACGACTTGTACATGGCTTTAAGTTATGCAGTAAAAGATAGGCTAATGACACGATATTTAGCCAGCCAAGAAGTCATAAGAAAAAAACCACAAAAAACTGTCGCCTACTTATCAGCAGAATTTCTAATAGGCCCTCAATTAAGTAATAATCTTCTCAATCTTGGAATTACTCAGGAGGCAGAAGATGCTTTGAAAAGATTCGGCATTGAATCATTGTCAACAATTCTTGAAGTTGAAGAAGAGCCTGGATTAGGGAATGGTGGGCTTGGCAGACTTGCAGCTTGTTATATGGAATCATTAGCATCTCTTCAGGTTCCAGCAGTTGGTTATGGTATTCGATATGAATTTGGTATATTTAATCAGTTAATTAGAGACGGTTGGCAAGTTGAAGTAACTGACAAGTGGTTAAAAGGGGGATGGCCATGGGAACTTCCACAACCCGACGAATCATGTTTTGTTGGTTTTGGAGGCAGAACTGAAAGTTACAGAGATAATAAAGGAAATTACAGATCAAGATGGATTCCCTCAGAACATGCTATTGGAGTACCTCATGATGTTCCAGTTTTAGGATACAGAGTCAATACATGTGACAGATTAAGATTATGGAGAGCTGATGCAACAGAAAGTTTTGACTTTTATGCATTCAATATTGGTGATTATTATGGTGCAGTAGAAGAAAAAGTTGCATCTGAAACTCTTTCAAAAGTTCTCTATCCAAATGATGGAACTGACGAAGGTAGAAGATTAAGACTTAAACAACAACACTTTTTTGTAAGTTGTTCTCTTCAGGATATGTTGAGAAGTCTTGAAAAAAGATCAATATCAATAACAGAATTCCCTAAGCACTGGACAGTTCAATTGAATGATACTCATCCTGCTATTGCTGTTGCGGAATTAATGAGACTTCTGATTGACCAATATCAAATAGGTTGGGATAAAGCTTGGAACATAACAACCTCCTCAGTTGCTTATACCAATCACACATTGCTGCCAGAAGCTTTAGAGAAATGGGATTTAGGTTTATTTAATGATCTTCTTCCTCGTCATCTTGAAATTATTTATGAAATTAACTGGAGATTTTTACAACAATTAAGACTACGTTATCCTGGAGATGACAAGATTCTTCAAAAACTTTCAATAATCGATGAAGAAGGATCCAAATCAGTTCGGATGGCACATTTAGCTACAATTGGAGCACATCATATAAATGGAGTTGCAGCTCTTCACTCTGATCTAATAAAAAGACAACTTCTTCCTGAATTCGCAGCTTTATGGCCTGAAAAATTTACAAATGTTACTAATGGGGTTACTCCAAGAAGATGGGTTGCCCTATCTAATCCATCATTATCTAACCTTTTAGAAGAAGAAGTTGGTCCAAATTGGATAACAAATATGGAACTTCTTAAAAAGTTAGAAGAAAAAAAAGATGATAATAATTTTTTACAAAAATTTGAGGAAACAAAATTAAATGGCAAAAGAAAATTAGCTAGTTTTATACATTCAAAAACTGGCATACTTGTAGATCCATCAAGTTTATTTGATGTTCAAGTAAAAAGAATTCATCAATATAAGAGGCAACATTTAAACGCTCTACAAATTATTGCTCAATATTTAAGAATCAAAAATGGTAAAAACAAGCACGAAGTCCCAAGGACAATAATATTCGGAGGTAAAGCTGCTCCAGGCTACTTTATGGCAAAGCTGATGATTAGATTTATTAATGGTATTGCTGATGTAGTTAATTCTGACCCAGATATGGATGGTTTATTAAGAGTTGTTTTTCTACCAGACTATAACGTCAAACTTGGCGAAATAGTCTATCCCGCAACTGATCTTTCAGAACAAATTTCAACTGCTGGAAAAGAAGCATCTGGAACTGGAAATATGAAGTTTGCTATGAATGGAGCGTTAACGATTGGAACCTTGGATGGAGCTAATGTGGAATTAAGAGATCTTGTAAAAAAAGAGAATTTC
This region of Prochlorococcus sp. MIT 0604 genomic DNA includes:
- a CDS encoding glycogen/starch/alpha-glucan phosphorylase — translated: MANPMNTNEPFDLRLPTPGCYLDPEKAGMDSDAVFQGMTAHLFYTLGKLATSASPHDLYMALSYAVKDRLMTRYLASQEVIRKKPQKTVAYLSAEFLIGPQLSNNLLNLGITQEAEDALKRFGIESLSTILEVEEEPGLGNGGLGRLAACYMESLASLQVPAVGYGIRYEFGIFNQLIRDGWQVEVTDKWLKGGWPWELPQPDESCFVGFGGRTESYRDNKGNYRSRWIPSEHAIGVPHDVPVLGYRVNTCDRLRLWRADATESFDFYAFNIGDYYGAVEEKVASETLSKVLYPNDGTDEGRRLRLKQQHFFVSCSLQDMLRSLEKRSISITEFPKHWTVQLNDTHPAIAVAELMRLLIDQYQIGWDKAWNITTSSVAYTNHTLLPEALEKWDLGLFNDLLPRHLEIIYEINWRFLQQLRLRYPGDDKILQKLSIIDEEGSKSVRMAHLATIGAHHINGVAALHSDLIKRQLLPEFAALWPEKFTNVTNGVTPRRWVALSNPSLSNLLEEEVGPNWITNMELLKKLEEKKDDNNFLQKFEETKLNGKRKLASFIHSKTGILVDPSSLFDVQVKRIHQYKRQHLNALQIIAQYLRIKNGKNKHEVPRTIIFGGKAAPGYFMAKLMIRFINGIADVVNSDPDMDGLLRVVFLPDYNVKLGEIVYPATDLSEQISTAGKEASGTGNMKFAMNGALTIGTLDGANVELRDLVKKENFFLFGKTESEIMDLKNNNYSPKTFIEKCPELKEVINLIEIGHFSNGDKELFKPLLNSLTGHDPFFVMADFEDYLNKQDVVSECWNNKNSWNKMALLNTARSGYFSSDRSIREYCKSIWKVSPMPVEITCDVEELTN